One window of Methanofervidicoccus abyssi genomic DNA carries:
- the queC gene encoding 7-cyano-7-deazaguanine synthase QueC has protein sequence MVKVCVLSGGLDSTVATLVAKSEDDDDIYTLTFDYGQRAALREINSAKKISEILGAKHKIVKLPFLKEFGGSALTDRNKTVPKLKEDDLDDLEKTKETMRAVWVPGRNIVMFSIASSFAESLGGGKVYTGLNKEEGITFPDNTLEFVDRFNSLLKYGTIRDIKLVAPLYNLDKSEIVKYGRKLEEKLGVEVLKYSYSCYHDNGEDFLHCGTCESCIRRKRAFKEAEVEDLTKYLR, from the coding sequence ATGGTAAAAGTATGTGTCTTAAGTGGAGGTTTAGACTCTACAGTGGCTACCTTGGTAGCGAAATCAGAAGACGACGATGATATATATACCTTAACCTTCGACTATGGACAGAGAGCTGCACTTAGGGAGATAAACTCTGCAAAAAAAATATCAGAGATATTAGGTGCAAAACATAAGATCGTTAAACTTCCATTCCTAAAGGAGTTTGGAGGAAGTGCCTTGACAGATAGAAATAAAACTGTTCCAAAATTAAAGGAAGATGATCTAGACGACCTGGAAAAAACTAAGGAAACTATGAGGGCTGTATGGGTACCTGGGCGTAATATAGTTATGTTCTCAATAGCTTCCAGTTTTGCAGAATCTCTTGGAGGAGGTAAAGTATATACAGGGTTAAACAAAGAAGAGGGTATCACATTTCCAGACAACACCTTAGAGTTTGTAGATAGATTTAACAGTCTCTTGAAGTACGGTACTATAAGAGATATTAAACTGGTAGCACCTCTCTACAACTTAGATAAAAGTGAGATTGTAAAATACGGTAGGAAACTTGAGGAGAAACTTGGGGTGGAAGTTTTAAAGTACAGTTACTCCTGTTACCATGACAACGGAGAGGATTTCCTACACTGTGGAACCTGTGAGAGTTGTATCAGAAGAAAAAGGGCATTTAAAGAGGCAGAAGTTGAAGACCTCACTAAGTATCTGAGGTGA
- a CDS encoding PFL family protein, producing MYVPEEILETVRMIEYENLDIRAVTMGINLKDCVSEDIDKLRENIYEKIVSKAKNLVEVSEKVSKKYGIPIVTKRVAVTPISIIVGGSIKGLDEKEAIKECVKVGETLDRAAKDIEVDFIGGYSALVHKGITWEEKVIIDSIPHMMSRTKRVCSSVNVASTKTGINMTAIKRMGEIIKETAEMTENAIGCAKLVVFANAPEDNPFMAGAFHGVGEGDVVINVGVSGPGVVRAVVEKLKGEDIGTLYNEIKKTAFKITRVGELIGREVSKELNVSFGIVDLSLAPTPTKGDSVANILEAMGLERCGAHGTTAALAILNDAVKRGGVMAASYVGGLSGSFIPVSEDAGMIRAVEEGALTLEKLEAMTSVCSVGLDMIAIPGKTPASTISAIIADEIAIGVINMKTTAVRIIPVPNKDVGDYVDYGGLLGKAPIMAVNEYSAEEFIKRGGRVPSPIHSLRN from the coding sequence ATGTACGTTCCAGAGGAGATACTTGAAACTGTTAGAATGATAGAGTACGAGAATCTAGATATCAGGGCAGTTACAATGGGTATAAATCTAAAGGACTGTGTCTCCGAGGATATAGATAAACTGAGAGAGAACATATACGAGAAGATAGTATCAAAAGCTAAGAATCTTGTAGAGGTATCTGAGAAGGTATCTAAGAAGTACGGCATTCCAATAGTTACAAAGAGGGTTGCAGTTACACCTATCAGTATAATAGTAGGAGGTTCTATAAAGGGACTGGATGAGAAGGAAGCTATTAAGGAGTGTGTAAAAGTAGGAGAAACCTTAGACAGGGCTGCCAAGGATATAGAGGTAGATTTTATTGGTGGATACTCTGCACTTGTCCATAAAGGTATAACCTGGGAGGAAAAGGTAATTATAGACTCCATCCCCCATATGATGAGTAGAACTAAGAGGGTATGTTCTTCGGTGAATGTGGCAAGTACTAAAACTGGAATAAACATGACTGCCATAAAGAGGATGGGGGAGATAATCAAGGAAACTGCAGAGATGACAGAGAACGCTATCGGATGTGCCAAGTTAGTGGTATTTGCAAATGCACCTGAAGACAACCCCTTTATGGCAGGAGCCTTCCATGGTGTAGGAGAGGGAGATGTGGTAATAAACGTGGGAGTGTCAGGACCTGGTGTTGTAAGGGCAGTCGTCGAGAAATTGAAAGGAGAGGATATAGGTACCTTATATAACGAGATTAAAAAAACTGCCTTTAAAATCACGAGGGTTGGAGAACTTATAGGTAGGGAGGTGTCAAAGGAGTTAAATGTTTCCTTTGGAATCGTGGATCTCTCTCTTGCTCCGACACCTACAAAGGGAGACAGTGTAGCAAACATACTAGAGGCTATGGGTTTAGAGAGATGTGGAGCTCATGGGACAACTGCAGCACTTGCAATCTTAAATGATGCAGTTAAAAGAGGAGGTGTTATGGCGGCAAGTTATGTCGGGGGTTTAAGTGGTTCATTTATTCCAGTAAGTGAAGATGCAGGAATGATAAGGGCTGTAGAAGAAGGGGCTCTAACTTTGGAGAAGTTAGAGGCAATGACATCTGTATGTTCAGTAGGGCTGGATATGATAGCTATACCTGGGAAGACTCCCGCTTCTACCATATCTGCCATAATAGCAGATGAGATTGCAATTGGAGTAATTAACATGAAAACTACTGCAGTTAGAATAATACCTGTACCAAATAAAGACGTTGGGGATTACGTAGATTACGGTGGATTGTTAGGTAAGGCACCTATAATGGCTGTAAATGAGTACTCCGCTGAAGAGTTTATAAAGAGGGGTGGTAGAGTACCTTCTCCTATACATTCTTTGAGGAATTAA
- the dcd gene encoding dCTP deaminase — protein MILSDRDILHYIELGEISIDPFNPDFLGPCSYDVTLGDEFIVYKDEVYDLKRELDHEKFKIKRAIMVCPLCYRLDEDKIEYYKEKYNVDVVMNRGILGTTMEYIRLSNNICAQYQGRSSFGRVFLQSHQTAGWIDAGFRGRITLEIVAYDKPVILYKGQRIGQLIFSKTTSPVNVGYCDRKNSKYGGQESVTPSLIFREFK, from the coding sequence ATGATATTAAGTGATAGAGATATTCTCCACTATATAGAGTTAGGGGAAATATCTATAGATCCTTTTAATCCAGATTTTCTTGGGCCTTGTTCCTACGACGTTACTCTTGGAGATGAGTTTATCGTATATAAGGATGAAGTATACGATCTAAAAAGGGAACTGGATCATGAAAAATTTAAGATAAAAAGAGCTATAATGGTATGTCCTCTATGCTACAGGTTAGATGAAGATAAAATAGAGTACTATAAAGAGAAATATAACGTAGATGTGGTGATGAACAGGGGAATACTCGGTACTACTATGGAATACATAAGACTCTCCAATAACATATGTGCCCAATATCAGGGGCGAAGTTCCTTTGGTAGAGTATTTCTACAGTCTCATCAAACTGCTGGCTGGATAGATGCTGGATTCAGGGGGAGGATAACCTTAGAGATAGTAGCTTACGATAAACCTGTTATACTCTATAAGGGACAGAGGATAGGGCAGTTGATATTCTCAAAGACAACTTCCCCTGTAAATGTTGGCTACTGTGATAGGAAGAACTCCAAGTATGGAGGACAGGAATCTGTAACACCATCTCTTATATTCAGGGAGTTTAAATAA
- a CDS encoding chemotaxis protein CheC — MGILESMRRLINIGREASENIAKSFTELTGETTDVQFLGVRFTPLEFLAEQFDDRIYKVVRIDFEGVLTGKSLMLLPEEDAVKLEKMLLIDILWDSLVNRSELPDYKEMEVSLMGEVANIVVASFLNVFANALNSEINITTPEFVKDSGFSVVESLVVEMAEKIDIALIFDNKITILEKYPINCNILILIDPETIEQLDNL, encoded by the coding sequence ATGGGTATTTTAGAATCCATGAGAAGGCTTATAAATATTGGTAGGGAAGCATCAGAGAATATTGCTAAATCCTTCACTGAATTAACAGGGGAAACAACAGATGTCCAATTTTTAGGTGTAAGGTTCACCCCCTTGGAGTTTCTAGCTGAGCAGTTTGACGATAGAATATACAAAGTTGTTCGTATTGACTTTGAAGGGGTTCTTACAGGCAAATCTCTGATGTTACTACCTGAAGAAGATGCTGTAAAGCTAGAGAAAATGCTACTTATTGATATACTATGGGACAGTTTAGTAAATAGGTCTGAGTTACCAGATTATAAAGAAATGGAAGTTTCTTTAATGGGAGAAGTGGCCAATATAGTTGTAGCATCTTTTTTAAATGTTTTTGCAAATGCCCTCAACAGTGAGATAAACATAACAACACCTGAATTTGTTAAAGATAGTGGATTCTCAGTTGTTGAATCGTTAGTTGTGGAAATGGCAGAGAAGATAGATATAGCCTTGATCTTTGATAACAAAATCACCATATTGGAAAAATATCCTATAAATTGTAATATATTGATTTTAATAGATCCTGAGACTATAGAACAACTGGACAATCTTTAA
- a CDS encoding chemotaxis protein CheC, whose protein sequence is MESIINEEIMGSSNSDRNSRFNFVKNFYLSGLSKIEEVGKCAAKKAADFISNLTGNPVEIGVVNVMLITPFEIKKELKDEEKIFTGIKFSGEIKGVGVLIFSEESALKLSKSMLVEMGMDDGSEDNILDDMKISAINEACNLIISAYVDTLANFMNTSLNMSPPSFIKGPEREIMEKIFKDNNTGDNDIILTFKSELFSQGIGSGFEVLIIMPPDSLNTLFQKI, encoded by the coding sequence ATGGAAAGTATAATCAACGAAGAAATAATGGGTAGTAGTAATTCAGACAGAAACAGTAGATTTAATTTTGTTAAAAACTTTTATTTATCGGGATTAAGTAAGATTGAAGAAGTTGGTAAATGTGCTGCTAAAAAAGCTGCCGATTTTATATCAAATCTAACTGGTAACCCTGTTGAAATAGGTGTAGTAAATGTCATGCTTATTACACCTTTTGAAATTAAAAAAGAGTTAAAGGATGAAGAGAAGATATTCACAGGTATAAAATTTAGTGGTGAGATTAAAGGAGTAGGAGTTTTAATATTCTCCGAAGAGTCTGCTCTAAAACTTTCAAAATCCATGTTAGTAGAGATGGGAATGGATGATGGTAGTGAAGACAACATACTTGATGATATGAAAATCTCTGCTATAAATGAAGCATGTAATTTAATAATATCTGCCTATGTGGATACCTTGGCTAATTTTATGAATACTTCACTAAATATGTCACCTCCATCTTTCATCAAAGGTCCAGAGAGAGAGATAATGGAGAAAATATTCAAAGATAACAATACTGGTGATAACGATATAATCTTAACCTTTAAGTCTGAACTGTTTTCCCAGGGAATAGGTTCTGGTTTTGAAGTTTTAATAATAATGCCTCCAGATTCATTAAACACACTGTTCCAGAAGATATAA